From Anopheles darlingi chromosome 2, idAnoDarlMG_H_01, whole genome shotgun sequence, the proteins below share one genomic window:
- the LOC125952004 gene encoding calphotin-like: MNGRQVVKCSVVVLLVVVLLLDQAAGLQQHHQKKKKRGIYHGLHGYGALPVAAGAGVLPLHHGAATVGGAHFHKAFHHPSPYARIPGFHRSFAGAASYLPPGYALFPGTASVASYQRNFPRFSPTVYGANPLLGFGLSPIAKPLGAGGFASAGLAPIAPSPVYPAPAPVPTPAVYPQPFYPLATGSASAGAASNTQQTQFFATFPQKPIIPVAVPVPVPAQEPAKIPVVGFQKPIYTPFSTVVPGSGLIPVNYNPAVAVPSGQPQFVGVPVGVTGSASGVTPTYATTLSTGTTVTAAPQQPWRPVVVQQPAPTPAPPSNAYLPSYATSQGQIYVSSTPAPPSHHDQQQQQYHHQSLLDIDQDTLHHQQDGSGAFNGQPYDVASNHGRYTGPSSYDVDITHNGYQKKKK, from the exons ATGAACGGTCGTCAAGTGGTCAAGTGTTCGgtcgtggtgctgttggtggttgtgctgctgctcgaccaAGCCGCCGGcctgcagcaacatcatcagaagaagaaaaagcgtGGTATCTATCACGGGCTGCACGGGTATGGGGCACTACCAGTggcggctggtgctggtgtgttgcCCCTCCATCACGGTGCTGCTACAGTCGGTGGTGCACACTTCCACAAAGCCTTCCACCATCCGAGCCCGTACGCCAGGATTCCGGGtttccatcgttcgttcgctggtgcGGCCAGTTACTTACCCCCCGGTTATGCTCTGTTCCCGGGTACGGCCAGTGTGGCCTCCTACCAGCGTAACTTCCCGCGCTTCTCACCAACCGTCTACGGAGCGAATCCACTGCTTGGCTTTGGATTATCGCCGATCGCGAAACCACTCGGAGCTGGTGGCTTTGCTTCGGCGGGATTAGCACCGATCGCACCATCACCGGTCTATCCGGCCCCGGCTCCCGTGCCCACTCCGGCGGTTTATCCTCAACCGTTCTACCCTCTGGCAACcggcagtgccagtgccggtgccgctaGTAACACTCAGCAGACCCAATTCTTCGCGACGTTCCCTCAGAAACCGATCATTCCGGTGGCGgttccagtgccagtgccggccCAGGAACCAGCCAAGATTCCGGTCGTCGGATTCCAGAAACCGATCTACACACCATTCTCGACGGTCGTCCCCGGAAGTGGCCTAATACCGGTCAACTACAATCCGGCCGTGGCAGTGCCAAGCGGACAGCCTCAGTTCGTTGGTGTGCCCGTTGGCGTAACGGGAAGCGCCAGTGGCGTTACACCGACCTACGCCACGACACTGAGCACGGGAACGACGGTAACGGCAGCACCGCAGCAACCGTGGCGTCCGGTAGTGGTGCAACAACCGGCACCGACCCCAGCACCACCTTCCAACGCCTATCTGCCATCGTACGCGACCTCGCAAGGTCAGATCTACGtcagcagcacaccggcaccaccgtcgcatcatgatcagcagcagcaacagtaccatCACCAATCGCTGCTGGACATTGATCAAG ATAcgctgcatcatcagcaggatGGGAGCGGAGCGTTCAATGGGCAGCCTTATGATGTCGCCTCAAACCATGGCCGGTACACGGGACCGTCGAGCTATGACGTCGACATCACGCACAATGGttaccagaagaagaaaaagtag
- the LOC125948426 gene encoding monocarboxylate transporter 7, translated as MVAYRRVPPEGGWGLLVGTGMAMMFVVTLGSLPSFGLMFGDFLTELGEETGAIALITSCFFSALSFAGLFTNTLMKKTSCRTVGLLGAASYIIGSLLTIFVRTTNELLISFAVFQGAGFGLMIPVSYTTFNAYFVERRVVMMSVAQTLIGLGTMFYPIFIQRSMDAFGFRGCMAVLAAINSHTLVAMLVMHPVEWHLRRVPLKPNEMEEQRKLCVGAGDTAHGTDLIKEKDHGTPVAAPTTVCHPREHKLRASRRASSIPGLGNWSGPVVVSDSTERDTKPATKWQILVDFLDLTLLKDPIYVNIVLGISFALYSDLAFFTLQPMYLFMMAFSKADVSLIIAIGAGADLISRIFLAISSTFFNIKARYVYLAGALFTIVARFAFLCVFDFYGMAIVTAIMGFLRTWIHVPLPLVFSEYLPQERFPSGYGLFMFLQGNITFAIGPIVGYIRDVTGSYTISFHCLTLMMALCVIPWFFEICYYRLQRKASRATSTRHAIELDHMAVPVIRETKE; from the exons ATGGTGGCGTATCGGCGCGTTCCACCGGAAGGTGGCTGGGGTTTGCTGGTCGGTACCgggatggcgatgatgtttgTGGTGACGCTCGGTTCGCTGCCCTCGTTCGGGCTAATGTTTGGCGATTTCCTGACCGAACTGGGCGAGGAAACGGGCGCGATCGCCCTCATTACCAGCTGCTTCTTCAGTGCGCTTAGTTTTGCCGGTCTCTTCACCAACACACTGATGAAGAAAACATCCTGCCGGACGGTGGGTCTGCTCGGTGCCGCTTCCTACATCATCGGCAGCCTGCTGACCATCTTTGTCCGTACGACCAACGAGCTGCTCATCTCGTTTGCCGTCTTCCAGG GCGCTGGCTTCGGGCTAATGATACCCGTTTCCTACACGACCTTCAACGCCTACTTCGTCGAGCGGcgcgtggtgatgatgagcgtCGCGCAGACCCTGATCGGGCTCGGCACCATGTTCTATCCGATCTTTATCCAGCGCTCGATGGACGCGTTCGGGTTCCGGGGCTGTATGGCCGTGCTGGCGGCCATCAACAGCCACACGCTCGTCGCCATGCTCGTGATGCATCCGGTCGAGTGGCACCTGCGCCGCGTTCCTCTCAAACCGAACGAGATGGAGGAACAGCGGAAGCtatgtgttggtgctggtgatacGGCCCACGGTACCGACCTCATCAAGGAGAAGGACCACGGTACGCCGGTGGCGGCGCCGACGACGGTGTGTCATCCCCGGGAGCACAAACTGCGGGCATCCCGGCGGGCATCATCGATACCCGGGCTGGGCAACTGGTCCGGACCGGTCGTCGTGAGTGACAGCACCGAACGTGACACGAAACCGGCCACCAAGTGGCAGATACTGGTCGACTTCCTTGACCTCACGCTGCTGAAGGATCCAATTTACGTCAACATCGTCCTCGgcatctcgttcgctctctacTCCGATCTGGCCTTCTTCACCCTCCAGCCGATGTACCTCTTCATGATGGCGTTCAGCAAG gCGGACGTTTCGCtaatcatcgccatcggtgccggtgcggatCTGATATCGCGCATCTTCCTGGCCATTTCCAGCACATTTTTCAACATTAAGGCCCGCTACGTCTATCTGGCCGGGGCACTCTTCACGATCGTGGCACGTTTCG CATTCCTGTGCGTGTTCGATTTCTACGGTATGGCCATCGTGACGGCCATCATGGGTTTCCTGCGTACGTGGATCCACGTACCACTGCCGCTCGTGTTCTCCGAGTATCTGCCGCAGGAAAG GTTTCCTTCCGGCTATGGGTTGTTTATGTTTCTGCAAGGGAACATTACGTTCGCCATCGGTCCGATAGTCGGCTACATCCGTGACGTCACCGGAAGTTACACCATTTCCTTCCACTGTCTCACGCTCATGATGGCCCTCTGCGTGATACCGTGGTTCTTCGAGATATGCTACTATCGGTTGCAGCGGAAAGCGAGTCGTGCGACCAGTACGCGGCACGCCATCGAGCTCGACCACATGGCGGTACCGGTGATACGGGAGACGAAGGAATGA